One window of the Zea mays cultivar B73 chromosome 3, Zm-B73-REFERENCE-NAM-5.0, whole genome shotgun sequence genome contains the following:
- the LOC100383188 gene encoding uncharacterized protein isoform X4, producing MEPSGSDKPTATDANESVVGLDGEDTLSERESVGAKDGPALPNGSGKEAHASSPSAANKRKHNDLGSNQMELNEPGTPSSSSGDSTWSINGLDDCHQLSLSRNKNDDSEHSVTSAGVTVIRQPRGVLRLRKLAQNVSTESWTGGHNTSQANGVPRSSQHPRRNNKRESIPSQENRVSGDEPVSCLRTENGTCDQDTGTKFCSKTEFLAEKQSHLSGEPPKAVHVDKGVYDYVKDDDGDSLEENAAWMLCSLSDNKCAGSPRKGTDRLSKRSFSQNSNHFKNSYEKIKDICSPARLLRKRDGKVPFLKRRQRRHFYEVSPSDVDPFCIVKERIRVFWPLDETWYFGMVKEYNPVTRLHHVRYDGKDEEWINLQNERIKLLFLPAEAPNKSKCTNSRSAFESKHEQGDREDMHRSGSNTESFESGPISSWLARSNQAKSAALCDINKQDHSHSNTVPVSFDQKQCRASDAKESIDSAPCSSLANGGVEVLKDRTIPEDGRFHFVYSRKRFCRKKNDFLSISEQHSNCQRRASSMVLASCPDMKSSIATGASVTYVIPALSLPLKPVYKLLCEACCVSVSNAFFLLQCGTMVALWPVVHLDILLIDSALGLKRFLLDTCMRSAVSLFCLLAGSFKQCSRQRTTKESRIPCTSVRFQISGGHGRSQVVFMFFSFVGVEKWKWEHLQGKLQYQCSKRELSKDSTKCTGRRALPSMGLFSKGFDVQESVFLPESNYSDIKPAICCLDDRCKFTQSFLDMTTAPSVLLWHHRKMLMESNSTNGSQQSMSCALDEDHQQLVTEHASDTVCHAPLQVCSLNLGSSPYSPLDMVSASCANPSSSTSREPKITERNISPECNDNSIDDANIIDIKFRDQNEPCIGADRPCSSNLSVICSSQKFAEDRISINIPQDKAIDATNDKPLDKDEKEKHPISNLVQELNEHPIGRVTPTAPRTTSHRNRFTSISRAFGDGSKLLPEDHMLTGFASGSKKPRSQVSYSGSPRSEELGLKNKDHFRKIQSHVSVKTSDAKKLPDSSRSGHSSPELLTCIANVLVTVGDRGWREYDTQITMDSDVHSEQRICVKLAEGTKYAHKVCQVLQPGATNRYTHAMMWKGGAEWCLEFPDRSQWLIFKQMHDECYSHNIRAASVRNIPTPGVHLVGIHDDNDMVSFVRSEDYLVHIGTDVEIALDEARVLYNMDSDDEEWISSRQKFLVRDNNATLELAEDLFERVMDKLEKFAYSHDSNELSIVQMKELETDDLPLDIIEVIHAYWQAKRQKKGMPLIRHFQFAMWKVYEQQLHEWESKVCRMQGSSNGYQGKKMPPKPALFAFCLRPRGLDVPYKGPKQRSHKKLMSTGCHSFSRQHDGFYRQGSLQEQVLFGHLSPRKVLHQDFSGQILSKGVQPLLSLMITSRRLPSALRELNGAHLTIGTLSFMTGRTQSISFRARPLLILRSSNCGMLQAQHSTLLPWRSSRGKRLTA from the exons ATGGAACCCAGTGGCAGTGATAAACCCACTGCAACAGATGCTAACGAATCAGTGGTGGGTTTAGATGGTGAGGACACTTTGTCTGAGAGGGAATCTGTTGGAGCAAAAGATGGACCTGCCTTGCCTAATGGGAGTGGAAAGGAGGCTCATGCAAGCAGTCCATCTGCGGCGAATAAGAGGAAGCACAACGACTTGGGTTCTAATCAAATGGAACTCAATGAACCAGGGACGCCAAGTTCCAGCTCAGGTGATTCCACATGGAGCATAAATGGTCTCGATGACTGTCACCAACTCTCATTGTCTAGAAATAAGAACGACGACTCTGAACATTCGGTTACTTCAGCTGGAGTTACAGTGATCAGGCAGCCTCGTGGCGTCTTGAGGTTAAGAAAGCTGGCTCAGAATGTTAGTACTGAGAGTTGGACTGGTGGTCATAATACTTCACAAGCTAATGGAGTTCCTAGGTCTTCCCAACACCCGAGGCGGAACAATAAGAGGGAATCAATTCCGTCCCAGGAGAATAGAGTTAGTGGTGATGAACCTGTCAGCTGCTTGAGGACTGAGAATGGTACTTGTGATCAGGATACCGGCACCAAGTTCTGTTCCAAAACTGAGTTCTTAGCTGAAAAGCAGTCACATCTTTCAGGCGAACCCCCAAAAGCTGTTCATGTTGACAAGGGTGTCTATGATTATGTCAAAGACGATGATGGTGATAGTTTGGAAGAAAATGCTGCCTGGATGCTCTGTTCTTTATCAGATAACAAATGTGCTGGATCACCAAGGAAGGGAACTGATAGGTTGTCAAAGAGATCTTTTTCTCAGAATTCAAACCATTTTAAGAATTCATATGAAAAAATCAAGGATATATGTAGTCCTGCTAGGTTGCTGCGGAAGCGTGATGGCAAAGTTCCGTTCTTGAAGCGTCGTCAGCGTCGGCATTTTTATGAAGTCAGCCCTAGCGATGTGGATCCATTCTGCATTGTTAAAGAGAGGATCAGGGTTTTTTGGCCTCTTGATGAGACTTGGTACTTTGGCATGGTCAAGGAATATAATCCGGTCACAAGGTTACATCATGTCAGGTATGATGGTAAGGATGAAGAATGGATCAACCTTCAAAATGAGAGGATTAAACTTCTGTTTTTACCAGCGGAAGCTCCCAATAAATCTAAATGCACCAACTCAAGGTCAGCGTTTGAGTCGAAGCATGAACAGGGTGACAGAGAAGACATGCATAGAAGCGGAAGCAATACAGAGAGTTTTGAGTCAGGTCCCATCAGCTCATGGTTGGCTCGATCAAACCAAGCAAAATCTGCTGCACTTTGTGACATCAACAAGCAAGATCACAGTCATTCCAATACTGTTCCAGTTTCATTTGACCAAAAACAGTGTCGTGCTTCTGATGCCAAGGAATCTATTGATTCTGCACCATGTAGTTCACTTGCAAATGGGGGTGTAGAGGTTCTCAAGGATAGGACCATACCTGAGGACGGGAGGTTTCACTTTGTTTATTCTAGGAAGCGATTTTGCAGAAAAAAGAATGATTTTCTTAGCATTTCCGAACAGCATTCTAATTGCCAAAGAAGAGCAAGTTCTATGGTTCTTGCTTCTTGTCCTGATATGAAATCTAGTATTGCAACTGGTGCTTCAGTTACATATGTCATACCTGCATTGAGCCTCCCACTGAAACCTGTTTATAAGTTGCTTTGTGAAGCCTGTTGTGTTTCGGTTTCCAATGCTTTCTTTCTTCTTCAATGTGGTACAATGGTTGCCTTATGGCCTGTTGTACATCTGGATATACTTCTTATTGATAGTGCTTTAGGCTTGAAACGTTTCCTTCTTGACACATGCATGAGATCGGCAGTATCACTTTTCTGTTTACTTGCTGGAAGCTTTAAGCAGTGTTCTAGGCAGAGAACTACCAAGGAATCAAGAATACCTTGTACTTCAGTCAGATTTCAGATATCTGGTGGGCATGGTAGAAGCCAAGTAGTGTTTATGTTTTTCAGCTTTGTTGGTGTAGAGAAATGGAAATGGGAACACCTTCAAGGAAAGCTTCAATATCAATGTTCCAAAAGGGAGTTGTCTAAAGATTCCACAAAATGTACAGGTCGAAGAGCTCTTCCTTCAATGGGTCTCTTCTCTAAG GGTTTTGATGTTCAAGAGTCTGTCTTTCTTCCAGAGTCTAATTATTCAGATATCAAACCTGCCATTTGTTGTTTGGATGACCGGTGTAAATTCACTCAAAGTTTTCTGGACATGACAACTGCACCTTCAGTACTGCTTTGGCACCATAGAAAAATGTTAATGGAAAGCAATTCGACTAATGGTTCTCAGCAATCCATGTCATGTGCTTTGGATGAGGATCATCAGCAGTTGGTAACAGAACATGCATCTGATACAGTTTGTCATGCTCCACTTCAAGTTTGTTCACTTAATCTTGGTTCATCACCTTATAGTCCATTGGATATGGTCTCTGCTAGTTGTGCAAATCCATCTAGCTCTACTAGTAGGGAACCCAAGATTACTGAAAGGAATATAAGCCCAGAATGTAATGACAACAGTATTGATGATGCAAATATAATTGACATAAAGTTTCGAGATCAAAATGAGCCTTGTATTGGTGCTGATAGGCCATGTTCCTCCAACCTTAGTGTTATTTGCTCTTCACAGAAGTTTGCAGAGGATCGTATTTCCATCAATATTCCTCAAGACAAAGCAATTGATGCAACAAATGATAAACCTCTTGACAAAGATGAAAAAGAAAAGCATCCTATATCTAACTTGGTTCAGGAATTGAATGAACATCCAATTGGTCGTGTTACACCAACTGCCCCCAGAACTACTTCCCATCGGAACCGGTTTACGTCTATATCACGTGCTTTTGGAGATGGTTCAAAGTTACTGCCAGAAGACCACATGTTGACTGGCTTCGCTAGTGGTTCTAAGAAGCCACGAAGTCAAGTTTCATACTCAGGTTCTCCTAGAAGTGAGGAACTTGGCTTAAAAAACAAAGATCATTTCCGCAAGATACAATCTCATGTCAGTGTTAAGACAAGTGATGCAAAAAAACTTCCTGATAGTTCTAGAAGTGGGCATAGCAGTCCAGAGCTATTGACTTGCATTGCAAATGTTCTTGTTACAGTGGGTGATAGAGGTTGGAGGGAGTATGATACCCAGATCACAATGGATTCTGATGTTCACAGTGAACAGAGGATATGCGTGAAACTTGCTGAAGGGACCAAGTATGCTCACAAGGTCTGTCAAGTTTTGCAGCCTGGGGCCACAAACCGCTATACACATGCCATGATGTGGAAGGGTGGGGCTGAGTGGTGCCTGGAATTTCCTGACAGAAGCCAGTGGTTGATTTTCAAGCAAATGCATGATGAGTGCTATAGCCATAACATCAGAGCTGCTTCTGTGAGGAACATTCCAACCCCTGGTGTCCATTTGGTTGGAATCCATGATGATAATGATATGGTATCCTTTGTGCGATCTGAAGATTATCTTGTCCACATCGGAACAGATGTTGAAATTGCTCTTGATGAGGCCCGTGTGTTATATAACATGGACAGTGATGATGAAGAGTGGATATCAAGCCGGCAGAAATTCTTAGTAAGAGACAACAACGCCACACTTGAGTTGGCAGAAGATTTGTTTGAGAGGGTTATGGACAAACTAGAGAAGTTTGCATATAGCCACGACTCTAATGAACTCAGCATTGTTCAGATGAAGGAACTGGAGACTGATGACCTACCTCTGGACATTATTGAAGTGATACATGCATATTGGCAAGCTAAGAGGCAGAAAAAGGGAATGCCACTTATTCGACATTTCCAG TTCGCTATGTGGAAGGTCTACGAGCAACAGTTACATGAATGGGAATCGAAAGTATGCAgaatgcagggttcatcaaatggGTACCAAGGAAAAAAAATGCCTCCCAAGCCTGCATTGTTTGCCTTCTGTTTGAGGCCTCGTGGACTCGATGTACCATACAAGGGACCAAAGCAGCGTTCTCATAAGAAGCTTATGTCTACAGGCTGCCATAGCTTTTCAAGACAGCATGATGGCTTTTACCGGCAAG